A region of Shewanella psychromarinicola DNA encodes the following proteins:
- a CDS encoding ApeI family dehydratase: protein MIKSELPHIVSHKGGNNLYQWRLFVSADLAFFNGHFPQQAVLPGVTQLDWAVKLGCEAFGYSATIATLEVLKFQQLILPDTYVDLVIEHQVQKAKLIFSYRDQDKRFSSGRIVVKPALVTAAPTAIESNP, encoded by the coding sequence ATGATTAAGTCAGAATTACCCCATATTGTTAGCCATAAAGGCGGTAACAATCTCTATCAATGGCGTTTATTTGTTAGCGCAGATTTAGCCTTTTTTAATGGTCATTTTCCTCAGCAAGCCGTATTGCCTGGGGTTACCCAATTGGATTGGGCGGTCAAACTTGGCTGTGAGGCATTTGGTTATTCAGCCACTATTGCCACATTAGAAGTGCTTAAGTTTCAACAACTCATATTACCCGACACCTATGTTGATTTGGTGATTGAACATCAAGTCCAAAAAGCAAAACTGATTTTCAGTTATCGCGATCAAGATAAACGTTTCTCTTCTGGGCGCATTGTGGTCAAACCCGCGTTGGTAACTGCTGCGCCGACTGCCATTGAGAGTAACCCATGA
- a CDS encoding outer membrane lipoprotein carrier protein LolA: MNTRKGMFARVSRLVILLCLHIGIVSANERPPASNNQTLTPELTQAKPQPLTQALTKEQLADIQTLYSQPASTEALRALAQQLNLQLDTRGQFIQLRHLQVLKKPLLSQGQFIFSPAQGLVWQQQRPFSTLMVLKDQQLIQQNSQGKVQQLNAAVSGNPIAQQLPRLLQAIMAGDIDALSADFALFMPAEPPKNASWQLGLQAKDPQVQASMGNITLSGDTQLRSLIMTSSQTDISDYTQIQFIDPQQGPLSASELALFSLGNESVQ; the protein is encoded by the coding sequence ATGAATACTCGCAAAGGAATGTTTGCTCGGGTCAGTCGTCTCGTTATACTGCTCTGTTTGCATATTGGCATTGTCTCGGCCAATGAACGTCCACCAGCAAGCAACAATCAAACACTGACTCCAGAGCTGACACAAGCAAAGCCCCAACCTCTGACTCAAGCTCTGACCAAAGAGCAATTAGCTGATATTCAGACTTTGTACAGTCAACCAGCCAGCACAGAAGCCCTCAGGGCTTTAGCTCAGCAACTTAATTTACAACTTGATACTCGAGGGCAGTTTATTCAGCTGCGCCACTTACAGGTGCTAAAAAAGCCCTTGCTCAGCCAAGGACAATTTATTTTTAGTCCGGCGCAGGGATTAGTATGGCAACAACAGCGTCCGTTCAGCACCTTAATGGTGTTAAAAGATCAGCAGTTGATCCAGCAAAACAGCCAAGGCAAGGTGCAACAACTTAACGCTGCGGTCAGTGGCAACCCCATCGCGCAGCAATTACCGCGTTTATTACAAGCCATTATGGCGGGCGATATCGATGCTTTAAGTGCTGATTTCGCCTTGTTTATGCCAGCAGAGCCGCCAAAAAATGCGTCATGGCAACTCGGCTTGCAAGCCAAAGATCCTCAAGTGCAAGCGTCCATGGGCAACATCACCCTCAGTGGCGACACCCAGTTACGCTCATTAATCATGACAAGTAGCCAGACGGATATTAGCGACTATACCCAAATTCAATTTATCGATCCCCAGCAAGGGCCGCTCAGTGCAAGCGAACTGGCGCTTTTTAGCCTTGGCAATGAGTCCGTTCAATAA
- a CDS encoding HAL/PAL/TAL family ammonia-lyase, translating into MSHTSSPSSTANSTVHLGQSYLSLEQVVAIAKGAAVKLADTADYVEYIQKGARFIDSLLHEEGVVYGVTTGYGDSCTVNVSLDLVHELPLHLTRFHGCGLGDVFSPMQARAIMACRLNSLAMGKSGVSYLLLQRIEWLLNNDITPVIPQEGSVGASGDLTPLSYLAAVLVGEREVMFQGKRQATKDVYLKFGTVPLTLRPKEGLALMNGTAVMTALACLAFDRSQYLTRLSSRITAMASLTLKGNANHFDDILFAAKPHPGQNQIASWIREDLNHHVHPRNSDRLQDRYSIRCAPHIIGVLQDALPFMRQFIETELNSANDNPIVDAEGEHILHGGHFYGGHIAFAMDAMKNAVANIADLIDRQMALVMDPKFNNGLPANLSAAEGERRAINHGFKAVQIGVSAWTAEALKNTMPASVFSRSTECHNQDKVSMGTIAARDCMRILQLTEQVAAAALLAMSQGIQLRIMQQELDASSLTPSLATTLAQVSEDFELLTEDRPLEAVLRQTVEKIQLGQWEVC; encoded by the coding sequence ATGAGCCACACTTCTTCACCGTCATCAACCGCCAATAGCACAGTGCATTTAGGCCAAAGCTATCTTAGTCTTGAGCAAGTAGTGGCTATCGCCAAAGGCGCCGCGGTCAAACTGGCTGATACTGCAGACTATGTTGAATATATCCAAAAAGGCGCTCGCTTTATTGACAGTCTGCTGCATGAAGAAGGTGTGGTATATGGCGTCACCACAGGTTACGGCGACTCATGTACCGTGAATGTCAGCCTAGACTTAGTTCACGAATTACCACTGCACTTAACCCGGTTTCATGGTTGTGGTTTAGGCGATGTATTTAGTCCAATGCAAGCCCGCGCCATTATGGCTTGCCGCTTAAACTCCTTGGCTATGGGCAAGTCAGGTGTGAGTTATCTACTGCTGCAACGCATCGAATGGCTATTAAACAATGATATTACTCCGGTGATCCCTCAAGAAGGCTCGGTCGGCGCCAGCGGTGATTTAACCCCATTATCTTATCTTGCTGCTGTATTGGTTGGCGAACGAGAAGTGATGTTCCAAGGTAAACGTCAAGCGACCAAAGATGTTTATCTCAAATTCGGTACGGTGCCATTGACCTTGCGCCCTAAAGAAGGCCTAGCATTAATGAATGGCACTGCGGTGATGACTGCGCTAGCGTGTTTAGCCTTCGATAGATCCCAGTACTTAACCCGCTTATCAAGCCGAATTACGGCCATGGCGTCGTTAACGCTCAAGGGTAACGCAAACCATTTTGATGATATTTTATTTGCCGCCAAGCCCCACCCAGGACAAAACCAGATAGCCAGTTGGATCCGTGAAGACTTAAATCATCATGTGCACCCTCGTAACTCAGATCGTTTACAAGACCGCTATTCAATTCGCTGTGCGCCGCACATTATTGGCGTACTGCAAGATGCCCTGCCCTTTATGCGCCAATTTATTGAAACCGAACTCAATAGTGCCAACGACAATCCTATTGTCGATGCTGAAGGTGAACATATCCTCCATGGCGGTCACTTTTATGGTGGCCACATCGCGTTTGCCATGGATGCGATGAAAAATGCCGTGGCCAATATAGCCGACTTAATTGATCGCCAAATGGCCTTAGTCATGGACCCTAAATTTAATAATGGTTTACCGGCTAATTTGTCTGCTGCAGAAGGCGAACGCCGCGCCATTAACCATGGTTTTAAAGCGGTACAAATTGGCGTATCCGCTTGGACCGCTGAAGCGTTAAAAAACACTATGCCCGCCAGCGTGTTTTCACGTTCAACTGAATGCCATAATCAAGATAAAGTGAGTATGGGGACTATTGCCGCACGTGATTGCATGCGGATACTGCAACTCACAGAGCAAGTCGCCGCCGCAGCATTATTGGCCATGAGCCAGGGGATCCAATTGCGTATAATGCAGCAAGAACTCGATGCAAGTTCATTAACCCCCTCTTTGGCCACTACTTTAGCCCAAGTCAGCGAAGATTTTGAACTGCTTACCGAAGACCGCCCCCTAGAAGCGGTACTGCGTCAAACTGTCGAAAAAATTCAATTAGGTCAGTGGGAGGTATGCTAA
- a CDS encoding MMPL family transporter encodes MIPRSLGAVLSPIGRFALWIVLLLAMLATGLVQWQQGAHIQTDILAMLPHLQQDKLTETALNKVEQQLANQVYIAINANNDSQAISAAKQLMISLEQQTQQPFTAIRSGADDHLQDLAKVYFEHRFGLLTPEQAHAIETGHWRQLLNAAQSQLYSAFGFANSQLLSNDPLLMFPANLLALSPNSALRSQQGVLLTDTVDGVAAIVMAKGRDSAFSPTAQQQQMQALESAFSQINQHYPEVSFLKAGALFHAIAATESAKQEISRIGLISMLGIILLVWLAFRSMMPLFAALLTLTSGVVFAFVATLSFFGELHLLTLVFGTSLIGVAIDYSFHFYCEKQAHPNDNASDTLKRIFPALTLALVTSVSAFVAIGFTPFPGMQQVAVFCAAGLMGAYLTLLLVFPLLGNYGLKPTRGLTLAQGYLTVLQRTFIPSRLWQKVAIAALLIGLTAILFLGLSQADTDDDIRQLQQSPAAITSEENQLRQLLSGGTDNQFILVSGHNEQALLQTLEQLVPVLDKAVADGELSQAISLSRFMPSIARQRHDYQLQQQLYQQHLDEIITEMGLNDSIKTSLLAQLDQATTQWLTPKRVLAQANDDLHALWLGAISTTDNTEQYGAIVLLGGIHSLVSLEQRLTDQNWSLGQVRLIDKVGGISALMGKYRQLTLQLLVWVFVLASLLFSIKYGIKLALAIVAVPALSVLLTLACLGLVGSSISLFHALALILVLGIGIDYSLFFAEAKHTSRGVMMAIFMSACSTLLAFGLLALSQTNAIHFFGLTLLFGISFAFLLAPFISFITRKTL; translated from the coding sequence ATGATACCAAGATCCCTTGGCGCCGTATTATCGCCCATTGGGCGGTTTGCCTTATGGATAGTATTGCTGCTGGCAATGTTAGCCACAGGCCTTGTGCAATGGCAGCAAGGTGCGCATATTCAAACTGATATTTTGGCTATGCTGCCGCATTTACAACAAGATAAGCTCACCGAAACAGCATTAAACAAGGTAGAACAGCAACTCGCTAACCAAGTCTACATTGCCATTAATGCCAACAACGACAGCCAAGCTATCAGCGCAGCCAAGCAACTGATGATCTCCCTAGAACAACAGACTCAACAGCCCTTTACTGCCATTCGTAGCGGCGCGGATGATCATCTGCAAGACTTGGCTAAAGTGTATTTCGAACATCGTTTTGGCCTACTGACGCCTGAACAAGCACACGCCATTGAAACAGGCCATTGGCGCCAATTGCTTAACGCTGCCCAAAGCCAACTTTATAGCGCATTTGGTTTTGCTAACAGTCAACTGCTCAGCAATGATCCTTTATTGATGTTTCCGGCTAACTTGCTGGCGTTATCGCCCAACAGTGCGCTGCGCAGCCAACAAGGGGTTTTACTGACCGATACCGTAGACGGTGTCGCTGCGATTGTCATGGCCAAAGGCCGTGATAGTGCTTTTAGCCCGACCGCTCAGCAACAGCAAATGCAAGCATTAGAATCTGCGTTTAGCCAAATTAATCAGCACTATCCCGAGGTGAGCTTTCTCAAGGCTGGGGCACTTTTTCATGCCATTGCTGCCACAGAATCAGCCAAACAAGAAATCAGCCGCATTGGCTTAATTTCCATGTTGGGGATTATCTTATTAGTCTGGTTGGCCTTTCGATCTATGATGCCGTTATTTGCCGCGCTACTGACCTTAACCTCTGGGGTGGTGTTTGCGTTTGTCGCCACCTTAAGTTTTTTTGGTGAGCTGCATTTACTGACACTGGTATTTGGCACCAGCTTAATTGGTGTAGCCATTGATTACAGCTTCCACTTTTACTGCGAAAAACAAGCTCATCCCAATGACAACGCCAGTGACACATTAAAGCGTATTTTCCCTGCGCTCACCCTCGCCCTTGTTACCAGTGTCAGTGCCTTTGTCGCCATAGGGTTTACGCCATTCCCGGGGATGCAACAAGTGGCGGTATTTTGCGCCGCGGGGTTAATGGGTGCTTACCTAACCTTGTTACTGGTGTTTCCATTGCTGGGCAACTATGGGCTTAAACCCACCCGCGGATTAACCCTAGCCCAAGGTTATCTGACCGTATTGCAACGCACTTTTATACCGAGTCGATTGTGGCAAAAAGTCGCCATCGCGGCACTGCTGATTGGTTTAACGGCTATATTATTTTTGGGCTTATCACAAGCTGACACCGACGATGATATTCGCCAATTACAGCAAAGCCCTGCTGCCATCACCAGCGAAGAAAACCAGCTCAGACAGCTGCTCAGCGGTGGCACAGACAACCAATTTATTTTGGTCAGCGGCCACAACGAACAAGCATTATTGCAAACGTTAGAGCAACTGGTCCCCGTACTTGATAAGGCCGTTGCCGATGGCGAGTTAAGCCAGGCCATTAGCCTGAGTCGCTTTATGCCCAGCATTGCGCGTCAGCGCCACGATTATCAATTACAACAACAGCTCTATCAGCAACATTTAGATGAAATCATCACCGAGATGGGCCTAAATGACAGCATAAAGACCAGCTTGCTTGCACAACTCGACCAAGCTACAACACAATGGTTAACGCCAAAAAGGGTGTTAGCCCAAGCTAATGATGATTTACATGCCCTATGGCTTGGCGCAATATCGACCACAGACAACACCGAGCAATATGGTGCAATTGTGTTGCTAGGTGGCATACACTCGTTAGTGTCCCTCGAGCAACGACTCACTGACCAAAACTGGTCTTTAGGCCAAGTGCGTTTAATCGATAAAGTCGGGGGTATATCGGCTTTAATGGGCAAGTATCGCCAACTGACATTACAGCTATTAGTGTGGGTCTTTGTGTTAGCAAGCCTACTGTTTAGCATTAAATATGGCATTAAGCTGGCGTTAGCCATCGTGGCGGTACCGGCATTATCAGTACTGCTCACCCTCGCGTGTTTAGGGCTTGTCGGCTCGAGCATCAGTTTGTTTCACGCATTAGCACTTATTTTGGTGTTAGGGATCGGGATTGATTACAGCCTGTTTTTTGCCGAGGCGAAACACACCAGTCGCGGTGTGATGATGGCAATCTTTATGTCAGCCTGTTCAACGCTATTGGCTTTTGGTTTATTGGCGCTCAGTCAAACTAATGCGATTCACTTTTTTGGATTAACACTTCTTTTTGGGATCAGTTTTGCATTCTTACTGGCACCGTTTATTTCATTTATCACTAGGAAAACACTGTAA
- a CDS encoding phosphopantetheine-binding protein: MNLHNQIKQLIIDCLDLEDVTVDDIETDAALFGDGLGLDSIDALELGLAIKKEFDIKIEANSDATTAHFFSVASLASFIESQRV, encoded by the coding sequence ATGAACTTACACAATCAAATAAAACAACTGATCATCGATTGCTTAGATCTAGAAGATGTCACTGTCGATGATATCGAAACCGATGCAGCCTTATTTGGTGACGGTCTAGGCTTAGACTCGATCGATGCACTCGAATTAGGCTTGGCCATTAAGAAAGAATTTGATATCAAAATTGAAGCAAATTCTGATGCGACTACTGCACACTTTTTCAGTGTTGCTAGCTTAGCTAGCTTTATTGAATCTCAACGTGTTTAG
- a CDS encoding AMP-binding protein — MNKLLLNWLSTGPASQQLISFDHHDIMTGSLFCAHVAHLHAQLTQSAAKRWLLAAKHSDLFAAGLCAALLAGKQVILPANTQSGTLSQLNHEFDAIIADTPLCEVGEYIALKKELSLPAAKWPKSESLGELILFTSGSSGQPKAVKKTLQQLDAEVSILEQTFAEHLPHCSVVSTVSHQHIYGLLFKVLWPLAASRAFLSEQIDFPETLSYYLAIMPNLCLISSPAQLTRLPDALDNQKQQRIPSLIFSSGGPLNFDAAQAVKQCFYQLPIEIFGSTETGGIAYRRQQQPLQPWQAFTQVNIDIDPQDGALMLQSVYLDNQAQWLRCDDKIELLTDGQFRLLHRLDRIVKIEEKRLSLAQVEHLLQTHPFVREAAVTVLEQPRTMLGAAICLSELGLKTLEAEGKLALNNALKNHLLSQFERITLPRRWRYPAHLPLNSQGKRTQAEIIALFSHD, encoded by the coding sequence ATGAATAAGCTTTTACTCAATTGGTTATCCACAGGGCCTGCCTCACAGCAGCTGATAAGCTTTGACCATCATGACATCATGACGGGATCATTGTTTTGTGCGCACGTTGCCCACCTCCATGCTCAACTGACCCAAAGTGCTGCTAAGCGTTGGTTGCTTGCAGCCAAGCACAGCGACTTATTTGCCGCAGGCTTATGCGCGGCCTTGTTAGCCGGTAAACAAGTAATATTACCCGCCAACACCCAAAGTGGTACCTTGAGTCAACTCAACCATGAATTTGATGCCATTATTGCCGACACGCCCTTATGTGAAGTGGGTGAGTATATTGCGCTCAAAAAAGAATTAAGTTTACCCGCAGCGAAATGGCCTAAATCAGAATCATTAGGTGAATTAATCTTATTCACCTCTGGTAGTAGCGGTCAGCCCAAAGCCGTCAAAAAAACGCTGCAGCAACTCGATGCCGAAGTCAGTATTCTTGAACAAACCTTTGCCGAACATTTACCTCATTGCTCGGTGGTATCGACGGTTTCGCATCAACACATCTACGGTTTATTATTTAAAGTTCTGTGGCCTTTGGCCGCGAGCCGAGCTTTCTTAAGTGAACAAATCGACTTTCCAGAAACCCTTAGCTACTACCTGGCCATCATGCCAAATTTGTGTTTGATCAGTAGCCCTGCTCAATTGACTCGCTTACCTGATGCGCTTGATAACCAAAAGCAACAACGTATTCCAAGCTTAATTTTCAGTTCTGGTGGACCATTAAATTTTGATGCTGCCCAAGCGGTTAAGCAATGTTTTTATCAATTGCCCATCGAAATATTTGGCAGTACTGAGACCGGCGGTATAGCCTATCGACGCCAGCAGCAACCACTGCAACCATGGCAAGCCTTTACCCAAGTCAACATTGATATAGATCCCCAAGACGGGGCTTTGATGTTGCAGTCAGTTTATTTAGACAATCAGGCCCAGTGGCTGAGGTGCGATGATAAAATTGAACTGTTAACTGATGGCCAGTTCCGTTTATTACATCGCCTTGATCGCATTGTGAAAATTGAAGAAAAACGTTTGTCATTAGCCCAAGTGGAGCATTTACTGCAAACCCATCCTTTTGTTCGCGAAGCGGCCGTCACGGTATTAGAACAACCGCGTACCATGTTAGGTGCGGCAATATGCTTAAGCGAATTAGGCCTAAAAACACTCGAAGCGGAAGGGAAATTAGCGCTCAATAATGCGTTGAAAAACCACTTACTAAGCCAGTTTGAGCGCATCACCTTACCAAGACGCTGGCGTTATCCTGCACACTTGCCACTCAACAGCCAAGGCAAGCGTACTCAAGCAGAAATTATAGCCTTATTTAGTCATGATTAA
- a CDS encoding acyl-CoA thioesterase yields the protein MKGLLLTEMEMVIPFHDVDSMGITWHGNYLRYFEVVRCLLLDKLGYNYRTMQESGYAWPIVDVQVKYVKSSTFDQKIKVIAAIVEWENRLRINYQVFDAQTNVRITKGYTIQAAVEIATQELCFVTPEVFLQKIRPLLDTSQA from the coding sequence ATGAAAGGATTATTACTCACCGAAATGGAAATGGTGATCCCGTTTCACGATGTCGATTCGATGGGCATCACTTGGCATGGCAATTATTTGCGCTACTTTGAAGTAGTGCGCTGCCTATTGCTGGATAAACTCGGTTATAACTATCGCACTATGCAAGAGTCCGGTTATGCGTGGCCCATTGTCGATGTGCAAGTAAAGTATGTTAAAAGCAGCACCTTTGATCAAAAAATCAAAGTCATTGCGGCCATTGTTGAGTGGGAAAATCGCCTACGCATTAATTATCAAGTTTTCGATGCCCAAACCAATGTGCGGATCACTAAAGGCTATACCATTCAGGCAGCCGTTGAGATTGCCACCCAAGAATTATGCTTTGTCACCCCAGAAGTGTTCCTGCAAAAAATTCGCCCATTACTTGATACGAGCCAAGCTTAA
- a CDS encoding acyl carrier protein translates to MQNREQILEMLSAILVEDFEIDAADITLEASLYKDLDLDSIDAVDLVIKLQQRTGRKIQPEAFKTVRTVDDVVNAIEGLIKS, encoded by the coding sequence ATGCAAAATCGTGAACAAATTCTCGAAATGCTTAGCGCCATTTTAGTTGAAGATTTTGAAATAGATGCGGCCGATATCACTCTAGAAGCTTCTTTGTATAAAGACCTTGATTTAGATAGTATTGATGCGGTTGATTTGGTGATTAAATTGCAACAGCGTACCGGTAGAAAAATTCAACCTGAGGCATTTAAAACCGTTCGCACAGTCGATGATGTCGTGAACGCCATTGAAGGATTAATTAAAAGCTAA
- a CDS encoding glycosyltransferase family 2 protein — MKLTLVIPNYNHHIAIEQTLTKLAKFNLTCYLVDDGSQDETRYVLQAMADKFSWVTLISHPFNRGKGAAVTSGLRQAYRDGFTHALQVDADGQHNLDDIPLMISTCEQHPQALISGQPIYDESVPKGRLYGRYLTHFWVWIETLSFDIQDSMCGFRVYPLAATEQLLSQQALGERMDFDIEIMVRLHWQGTPVIHVPTKVIYPDDGISHFQGVQDNVRISWMHTRLFFGMLARLPRIISKQLLQQKDPQPDQAQSQKHWSTMTERGSFWGIKLLAECYRLGGHWLCRAMMYPVICYFFITGSTARHASLDFLRRVQQLQPHHPNLSSEVNWRDSLKHFFTFGNAALDRIDAWCDRINLEQVDFNDRKILADQVATGRGAVLIVSHLGNMELCRAISVHQQKVKVNVMVLTQHAENFNKVLQQLNPQSSLNLIHVNELDPSTAMLLQQKIDQGEMVVIAADRTSSSSQGRVTYLPFLGQDAAFPQGPFILASLLDCPVYSLFCIRQHGRYQVHVEHLSDSLKGPRAGRIERLTDAMSQYSQRLAHFALQAPMQWFNFFDFWRRDELITRPASRPVTATNSSTVPNSSTAPSSSTAPSSSTVPNNSTTSPRQDN; from the coding sequence ATGAAATTGACCTTGGTTATCCCCAACTACAATCATCATATCGCCATTGAACAAACCCTAACCAAGTTGGCAAAATTCAACCTGACCTGTTATCTAGTTGATGATGGTAGCCAAGATGAAACCCGCTATGTATTGCAAGCTATGGCGGACAAATTTAGCTGGGTAACCCTCATCAGCCATCCTTTTAATCGCGGTAAAGGCGCGGCAGTGACCAGCGGTCTGCGCCAAGCTTACCGCGATGGTTTCACCCATGCATTACAGGTCGATGCCGATGGGCAGCATAATTTAGACGATATTCCGTTAATGATATCGACCTGCGAACAGCACCCACAGGCATTAATATCTGGCCAGCCGATTTATGATGAGTCCGTGCCTAAAGGCCGTTTATACGGGCGTTACCTCACCCATTTCTGGGTATGGATTGAAACCTTGAGTTTTGACATTCAAGATTCTATGTGTGGCTTTCGGGTCTATCCTTTAGCGGCTACTGAACAGTTATTAAGTCAGCAAGCTTTGGGTGAGCGGATGGATTTTGATATTGAAATTATGGTCAGGCTGCACTGGCAGGGCACGCCTGTCATTCATGTGCCAACTAAAGTGATCTATCCTGACGATGGCATCAGTCACTTCCAAGGCGTGCAAGATAATGTGCGCATTAGCTGGATGCACACCCGATTATTTTTTGGCATGCTCGCTCGGCTGCCGCGCATTATCAGCAAACAGCTTTTACAGCAAAAAGATCCGCAACCAGATCAAGCTCAGTCGCAAAAACATTGGTCGACAATGACAGAGCGTGGCAGTTTTTGGGGCATCAAACTGTTAGCTGAATGCTATCGTCTTGGCGGGCATTGGCTGTGCCGGGCAATGATGTATCCGGTAATTTGTTATTTTTTCATAACGGGATCGACGGCTCGACACGCATCATTGGATTTTTTACGCCGCGTTCAACAGCTACAACCTCATCACCCTAATCTCAGTAGCGAGGTTAATTGGCGCGATAGCCTTAAACATTTTTTTACCTTTGGCAATGCCGCCCTCGATAGAATTGATGCTTGGTGCGACCGAATTAATCTAGAGCAAGTCGACTTTAACGACCGAAAAATACTCGCAGACCAAGTGGCCACAGGCCGAGGTGCAGTATTGATTGTGTCGCATTTAGGCAATATGGAATTGTGTCGCGCTATCTCTGTCCACCAGCAAAAGGTGAAAGTGAATGTGATGGTGCTAACCCAACACGCTGAAAATTTTAACAAGGTACTGCAGCAGCTTAATCCACAAAGTAGTCTTAACTTAATCCATGTCAATGAGCTTGATCCCAGTACCGCCATGTTACTGCAGCAAAAAATTGATCAAGGTGAAATGGTGGTTATTGCCGCGGACCGCACCTCGTCTAGCAGCCAAGGTCGCGTCACCTATTTGCCCTTTTTAGGCCAAGATGCTGCGTTTCCACAAGGGCCATTTATTTTAGCAAGCTTACTCGACTGCCCGGTTTACAGCTTATTTTGTATTCGCCAGCATGGGCGTTATCAAGTACATGTAGAACATCTAAGCGACAGCTTAAAAGGTCCACGAGCAGGCAGAATTGAACGCTTAACCGACGCCATGAGCCAATATAGCCAACGCTTAGCGCACTTTGCCCTACAGGCTCCGATGCAATGGTTTAACTTTTTCGATTTTTGGCGTAGAGATGAATTGATTACTCGTCCTGCTTCACGCCCAGTTACAGCAACTAATTCAAGTACTGTACCTAATTCAAGTACTGCGCCTAGTTCAAGTACAGCACCTAGTTCAAGTACTGTACCCAATAACAGCACAACGTCACCCCGTCAGGATAACTAA
- a CDS encoding COG4648 family protein produces the protein MRLILQIITTLVIIAYPLAVYFGLQYLPPGTIALLLCLLLLMRFMVTKQQVKSMTLPILIGIGLTAASFIAQRNDWLLYYPVVINLSMLGLFGYSLINGPSMIERLARLKEPDLPDSAIPYLQTITKLWCGLFIVNGAVATYTAIATSIEIWTLYNGLIAYLFMGMLLSGEWIYRRFWLKKHE, from the coding sequence ATGCGGTTAATCCTGCAGATTATTACTACTTTGGTCATTATTGCTTATCCTTTAGCAGTGTACTTTGGATTGCAGTATTTACCACCGGGCACCATTGCTTTGCTGCTTTGTTTGTTATTATTGATGCGGTTTATGGTCACTAAGCAACAAGTAAAATCCATGACACTGCCAATACTGATTGGCATCGGATTAACCGCAGCCAGTTTTATTGCTCAGCGTAACGACTGGTTACTATACTATCCGGTGGTGATAAACCTGAGTATGTTAGGATTATTTGGTTACTCACTGATTAATGGCCCAAGTATGATTGAGCGCTTAGCACGCTTAAAAGAGCCTGATTTACCAGACTCTGCTATTCCTTACTTACAAACCATTACCAAACTTTGGTGTGGGTTATTTATTGTTAATGGTGCAGTGGCGACCTATACCGCCATAGCAACAAGCATTGAAATATGGACACTTTACAACGGACTGATCGCCTATCTGTTTATGGGTATGCTACTCAGTGGTGAATGGATTTATCGTCGTTTTTGGTTGAAAAAACATGAATAA